A single genomic interval of Nonomuraea rubra harbors:
- a CDS encoding ABC transporter ATP-binding protein, with translation MNVVIAVEDLRKSFGRTHALDGLTLTVRTGEVHGFLGPNGSGKSTTIRILLGLMRADAGSAVLLGGDPFRDAAELHRRLAYVPGEVSLWPSLTGGEVIDLLGELRGGLDPARRAELVERFELDTRKRTRTYSKGNRQKVALVAAFASDAELLILDEPTSGLDPLMEAIFQQCVAEEKERGRTVLLSSHILSEVEALCDRVSIIRAGRDVESGTLAELRHLTMTTITAELFGPVPHLPGVHDLTVEGRRVGFQVDSDHLEKVMLLLARAGIAALTSRPPSLEDLFMRHYSTQDSAA, from the coding sequence ATGAACGTCGTGATCGCCGTCGAAGACCTCCGCAAGAGCTTCGGACGCACGCACGCCCTGGACGGCCTGACGCTGACCGTCCGGACCGGTGAGGTCCACGGGTTCCTCGGCCCGAACGGCTCCGGCAAGTCCACCACGATCCGCATCCTGCTCGGCCTGATGCGCGCCGACGCCGGCTCCGCCGTCCTGCTGGGCGGGGATCCCTTCAGGGACGCCGCCGAGCTGCACCGCCGGCTGGCCTACGTGCCGGGCGAGGTGAGCCTGTGGCCGTCGCTGACCGGCGGCGAGGTGATCGACCTGCTCGGCGAGCTGCGCGGCGGCCTGGACCCCGCGAGGCGGGCCGAGCTGGTCGAGCGGTTCGAGCTCGACACCCGGAAGAGGACGAGGACCTACTCCAAGGGCAACCGGCAGAAGGTCGCCCTGGTCGCCGCCTTCGCCTCCGACGCCGAGCTGCTCATCCTGGACGAGCCCACGTCCGGCCTGGACCCGCTGATGGAGGCGATCTTCCAGCAGTGCGTCGCCGAGGAGAAGGAACGCGGCCGGACGGTACTGCTCTCCAGCCACATCCTGTCCGAGGTCGAGGCGCTGTGCGACCGGGTCAGCATCATCCGCGCCGGCCGCGACGTCGAGTCGGGCACCCTCGCCGAGCTGCGCCACCTCACCATGACGACCATCACCGCCGAGCTGTTCGGCCCCGTCCCCCACCTGCCCGGCGTGCACGACCTGACCGTCGAGGGCAGGCGGGTCGGCTTCCAGGTGGACAGCGACCACCTGGAGAAGGTGATGCTGCTGCTGGCCCGGGCCGGGATCGCCGCCCTGACCAGCCGGCCGCCGTCCCTGGAGGACCTGTTCATGCGTCACTACTCCACGCAGGACAGTGCGGCATGA
- a CDS encoding ABC transporter permease produces MTGTWTLVRLIARRERLVAPVWILLLAVLAAGQLNRYATGIPDLGAFAREMSANRALTAFAGEVYASSVAAMAVWKNADAIYTVLGLIMILTVVRHTRGEEESGRAELAGSGAIGRLAPLTAALLVTSACAVLAGLVTAAAMVMTGAGTTGSFAFGAAITAAGLVFVGVGALAAQITQGTRAAIGLAAIGLGVSYCLRFIADGSGLTALKWLSPQGWSHLVRPYGDDNVAVLLLSLALFAVTAALAFRLNARRDLGLGLIPERPGPAHSVRLRSPLALAWRMQRGLLIGWSAGYAAAGLVLGALALSIPEVARQGAAVEEFFRRYTASPEATMTEAYLWLIVLGLGYVAALYPLLVLLRLRDEESSGRAELLLSTPVGRMRWACSHLAFAVLGSAVVLGAAGLTMGLVSGQAGKVLSGALIQVPAVWVLAGVGILAFGLLPRAAAAISWAAFLFVNLFGEVLGPIIGIDYWAARFFVPFPNLPMIVSGGDFTVLPILIMLAVAGLLTAAGLAGLDRRALSS; encoded by the coding sequence ATGACCGGCACGTGGACCCTGGTCAGGCTGATCGCCCGCCGCGAGCGCCTGGTCGCGCCCGTCTGGATCCTGCTGCTCGCCGTCCTGGCCGCGGGCCAGCTCAACCGCTACGCGACCGGCATCCCCGACCTCGGCGCCTTCGCCCGCGAGATGAGCGCCAACCGGGCGCTCACCGCGTTCGCCGGAGAGGTGTACGCCTCCTCGGTCGCCGCCATGGCGGTGTGGAAGAACGCCGACGCCATCTACACCGTCCTCGGCCTGATCATGATCCTCACCGTCGTCCGGCACACCCGCGGCGAGGAGGAGTCGGGCCGCGCCGAGCTGGCCGGCTCCGGTGCCATCGGCCGGCTCGCGCCGCTGACGGCCGCGCTCCTCGTGACGTCGGCCTGCGCCGTCCTGGCCGGCCTGGTCACCGCCGCGGCCATGGTCATGACGGGCGCCGGGACGACGGGTTCCTTCGCCTTCGGCGCCGCGATCACCGCCGCCGGGCTGGTCTTCGTCGGCGTCGGTGCCCTGGCCGCCCAGATCACCCAGGGCACCCGCGCCGCGATCGGCCTCGCCGCCATCGGGCTGGGCGTGAGCTACTGCCTGCGTTTCATCGCCGACGGCAGCGGCCTGACCGCCCTGAAGTGGCTCTCGCCGCAGGGCTGGTCGCACCTGGTCCGGCCGTACGGGGACGACAACGTGGCCGTCCTGCTGCTCAGCCTGGCCCTCTTCGCGGTCACGGCGGCCCTCGCCTTCCGCCTCAACGCCAGGCGGGACCTGGGTCTCGGCCTGATCCCGGAGCGTCCGGGCCCCGCTCACTCCGTACGGCTGCGCAGCCCGCTCGCCCTGGCCTGGCGGATGCAGCGGGGCCTGCTGATCGGCTGGTCCGCCGGGTACGCGGCCGCCGGGCTCGTCCTCGGGGCGCTGGCCCTGTCCATCCCCGAGGTCGCCAGGCAGGGAGCCGCCGTCGAGGAGTTCTTCCGCCGCTACACCGCCTCTCCCGAGGCCACGATGACCGAGGCCTACCTCTGGCTGATCGTGCTCGGCCTCGGCTACGTCGCGGCCCTCTACCCGCTCCTCGTGCTGCTGCGGCTGCGCGACGAGGAGAGCTCCGGGCGGGCCGAACTGCTCCTGTCCACCCCGGTCGGCCGGATGCGCTGGGCCTGCTCCCACCTGGCCTTCGCGGTGCTCGGCAGCGCCGTCGTCCTCGGCGCCGCGGGCCTGACCATGGGGCTGGTGTCCGGACAGGCCGGCAAGGTCCTGAGCGGCGCGCTGATCCAGGTGCCGGCCGTCTGGGTGCTCGCCGGGGTCGGCATCCTGGCCTTCGGCCTGCTGCCCAGGGCCGCGGCGGCGATCTCGTGGGCCGCCTTCCTGTTCGTCAACCTGTTCGGCGAGGTCCTCGGGCCCATCATCGGGATCGACTACTGGGCCGCCAGGTTCTTCGTGCCCTTCCCCAACCTGCCGATGATCGTCTCGGGCGGCGACTTCACCGTCCTGCCCATCCTGATCATGCTCGCGGTCGCGGGGCTCCTCACCGCCGCAGGGCTGGCGGGGCTCGACCGGCGCGCCCTGTCCTCGTAG
- a CDS encoding DUF6223 family protein, producing MSIQSVLAEIAAAAPSPGVTPSALTADRLWSLAAALLGLAGVVAGALALARPAGRIGSRGAVVALAAGPAGTVIGGAVLLTADGGPGTGNGTVGGYVALVLGVLAIVLGGLARARSARRSAA from the coding sequence ATGTCCATCCAGTCCGTGCTCGCCGAGATCGCCGCCGCGGCCCCGTCGCCGGGTGTCACCCCCTCCGCCCTGACCGCCGACCGGCTCTGGTCCTTGGCGGCCGCGCTGCTGGGCCTGGCCGGCGTGGTCGCCGGCGCGCTCGCCCTGGCCCGCCCCGCCGGCCGCATCGGGAGCAGAGGGGCCGTCGTCGCCCTGGCGGCGGGGCCGGCCGGCACGGTCATCGGCGGGGCGGTACTCCTCACCGCCGATGGCGGTCCCGGCACCGGCAACGGAACCGTCGGGGGCTACGTGGCGCTGGTGCTGGGCGTGCTCGCCATCGTCCTCGGCGGGCTGGCGCGCGCTCGCTCCGCCCGCCGATCGGCCGCCTGA
- a CDS encoding SDR family NAD(P)-dependent oxidoreductase, translating to MSKVWFVTGSSRGLGRQFVEAALSRGDRVAATARTITGLDDLVDRYGDAVLPLELDVTGRKAVFETVEQAKKHFGRLDVIVNNAGYAQFGAVEELTEQELRDQLETNLFGAVWVIQAALPYLREQRSGHIVQLSSAAGIITMPLGGADRPGLRRRPPAARRDDRQAAPGDPAAAARALLKLVDSDDPPLRVIFGVGIYPMIQQVYAGRLKTWDDWQELSAASHG from the coding sequence ATGAGCAAGGTCTGGTTCGTCACCGGCTCGTCGCGCGGCCTGGGCCGCCAGTTCGTCGAGGCCGCCTTGTCCCGCGGTGACAGGGTCGCCGCGACCGCCCGGACCATCACCGGCCTGGACGACCTGGTCGACCGCTACGGCGACGCGGTGCTCCCGCTCGAACTGGACGTGACCGGCAGGAAGGCCGTGTTCGAAACCGTCGAGCAGGCCAAGAAGCACTTCGGCCGGTTGGACGTCATCGTCAACAACGCCGGCTACGCCCAGTTCGGCGCCGTCGAGGAGCTGACCGAGCAGGAACTGCGCGACCAGCTGGAGACCAACCTGTTCGGCGCGGTGTGGGTGATCCAGGCCGCGCTGCCGTACCTGCGCGAGCAGCGCTCCGGGCACATCGTGCAGCTGTCCTCGGCCGCGGGGATCATCACCATGCCGCTCGGCGGCGCGGACCGACCCGGTCTACGACGACGTCCGCCGGCGGCTCGGCGCGATGACCGGCAAGCTGCCCCCGGGGACCCGGCCGCCGCGGCCCGGGCGCTCCTCAAGCTCGTCGATTCCGACGACCCACCACTGAGGGTGATCTTCGGTGTGGGCATCTATCCGATGATCCAGCAGGTCTACGCCGGCCGGCTCAAGACCTGGGACGACTGGCAGGAGCTCTCGGCCGCGTCCCACGGCTAG